The Candidatus Binatia bacterium genomic interval GTTCGCGCCGTGGCTAAGCGCGAGTGCCGTCGCCGTCAGAACCTGCGCCCGCGACAGCGTCACGTTCGCCCTTGGCGTCGCGTTGCGCAGCAACCAGAGCATGGCCTGCATGATTGCCAGCGCGACCACGAAGCCGATCAGCGGCGAGGCGAGCAATGCGATCGCGACCTTCCACAACCCGTGCGCCTGGATCGCCGCAAAGCCGGATCCCGTCGCGGCAGCGCCGACGATGCCGCCGACCAGAGCGTGGGACGAACTCACCGGAATGCCGAGGTACCAGGTCGCCACGTCCCACAAGCTGGCGGCGAGCAGCGCCGCGAGAACCACGGCAATACTGATCGTTCGTGGATCCGCCACTTCCGCGCCGATGGTCTCGGCCACTGCGACGCCAAACAGGAAAGGCCCGGCCAGGTTGGCCAGTGCGGCGAGCGTGAGCGCCCCGCGCG includes:
- a CDS encoding inorganic phosphate transporter, which translates into the protein RGALTLAALANLAGPFLFGVAVAETIGAEVADPRTISIAVVLAALLAASLWDVATWYLGIPVSSSHALVGGIVGAAATGSGFAAIQAHGLWKVAIALLASPLIGFVVALAIMQAMLWLLRNATPRANVTLSRAQVLTATALALSHGANDAQKTMGVIAMGLLTLGFTPAFVVPWWVIVLSASAIALGTAVGGWRIIRTLSTRFYRIHPIHGFTSQLASAAVILGASLAGGPVSTTQVVSMTILGAGAAERKSKVRWSALDEIVVAWALTLPATALLAVPIYYLIELMLRHGGW